CAAACCACCGATCCCGCCGGGGAATTGATCGCGAACGGCACCACGGATGAGCAAGGTCAATTCACGCTTCAGTTTCAAGGTCAGTCGGGAGCGTATGCTTGGGAAAACAAGGGCACCGCTAGTGAGGCCCCCATCATGGGAGAGTCCCGCGGGCAAAGTCTGGAATCCTAGAGGAAGGCGGCGCAGTATTTGAATAGTCTCAAGAACCGGCCCAGACGCAGGAAGTACGGGACACTCGCTCAATCGCCGCTAACGATTGACGTGACTGAGAATCGACAAACCCACGACATACGACTTTGAATTGAAACGGTAAATATGCACTCCGACACCGTCTCTGTTGATGTTGGCGATTCTTGATCCACCGCTATCGCGCGGAAGACCGGAATGCGGTCTCGTTACAAAGTTGGCCCGAAAGTTTGTAGGCGATTGACTAGGCTCTCGCGGTCGATTGGCTTGGTGGCGACTTCGTTGAAACCGGCTTTCAAACATTCCTCTTCATTGCCTCGCATGGCGTTCGCGGTCAGAGCGATGATTGGTCGCCGATAGCCGGCCGACCGTAATCGCCGGGTGGCTTCGGTACCGTCGAGCACCGGCATTTGCAAGTCCATCAGGACCACGTCGAACGGCCATTTCTCCGTCTTCTCCGCGAGTTGGATTTTCTCGATCGCTTCGCGACCATCACCGGCCTGGACCACTGCGGCGTCTTGCTTTTCCAGAAACTTCGAGATAATCACCTTATTATCGGGAGCGTCGTCGACTAGCAGAATTCGCATGCCGGCCAGTGAGCCAAGCGTGGGTCGCTGCAACACGCCACTTTGCTCCGGTGGGGCGACTAGCGAAGTCACTTGGTTCGTAAGGTCTAGCGATCCTGTCGAAACTGTCAGCCGGAATGTACTGCCTTGCCCGGCCTGACTCGTGACGTGCAAATCGCCGCCGAGCATCAAAGCCAATCGCTTGCTTATGGTCAGTCCCAGCCCGCTTCCGCCGTATTTGCGAGTCGTACTGTTGTCCGCTTGCCGGAAGGGTTCGAAGATTTGCTTCATCGCTTCATCGGAAATGCCGATTCCGGTGTCGATCACGGCAAGCGATAGCAGCGGGCAACGAGAATCCATCCCCAAACACTGACCGACAATCCGCACGCTCCCCGATTCTGTGAACTTAATTGCGTTGCCGACGAGGTTGATCAGAATCTGTTTCAGACGGATCGGGTCCGACTCAATGCGTTCCGGGATGCTTCCCTCGACTTTCGACTGCAATTCGAGACCTCGTTCCTCGGCCCGAACCTCTAACAGGTCGATCACTTCGGTGACGAGTTTGGGAACGAAAACCGTTGTCTTTTCGACCGTCAGCCGACCAGATTCGATTTTCGCCAAATCGAGAATATCGTTGATAATCTCCAGCAAATAGTCCGCGTGTTTCCGGACCGTTTTCAAAATCTGTCGCCGTTCTTTCCGCGTGGTATTCTCTTCACGATCGTCCAGCAAATGGTCAATGTATCCAATGATGGCGGTCATCGGCGTGCGAATTTCATGACTCATGCTGGCTAAGAATTCGCTTTTGGCGGCGTCGGCGGCGACGGCCTCTTCTTTGGCTCGGCGAAGCTGTTCCGCAAACCGACGGGCGTCCTCAACCGAATCGCCACGCACCGCTTCCACAATTTCGGAACTTGTGCCGGCTTTCGTCCAGGAGGATTGGAGTTGTGAGAACACACTTTCCACAGCGAACTCGAAGTGTTTCAACAATTCCGATTTTTTTTCGTCCAGAAACGATTCGAATTCCGTCATGATCAACTCTTACCGGATTGAGAAAACTCGGTCAGCACTGGTTGGCACCGCGCGATGGCGTGTTCGAGACTTGCAATCATTGGTTCGAGTGCGTCCTGTTCACTGGCATCGATGGTCGATTCGATGGACCACGCCGCTTGTCGGACTTCATGACACCCCAAGTTATCTCCCGATGACTTGATCGTGTGAGCCATGCGTTGGGCATTTCGCCAGTCCGAATCCGTGATCGCTTGTCGTAAATGACGCAGCCAGTCGGGAGCGTGTTCCAAGAACATTCGTGCCACCGTTTGGGCAATTTCCAGATCGTCCCCGGCTCGGTCCAATGCATCGTCGCGTTGAAACACGAGGGCTTGGTTCGTGTTCGATGATGAGTTTTCCGACGACATGAAACTCTCTTTCGCATCCGTGTCAACGAATTGACAATGGGAATCAGGGGGACAATTTCGACGAATGATCCTCGGTTTCGGATTCCTTCCACACGCGTCCCAACGGCGTACCCTGACGGATGGCCGTCATCAATCGCGTTGTGTTGCGGATCCGCGAATTGACGTCGATGACGCTCAGCCATAAGTGAACGATAATCAAGATCGTCAGGATCGCGAGCGACCAGCTGAAGACAGTCATCCGCGATTTGCGGGCGGTCATCCGCTCGGTTCCATTGCCCATGGCGAACTTGGCGTTCTTATCGGCGATTGGCCGCGTTTTCGCGACGGGTTTGGGCTCGTTCGAGGTTTGTTCGATTCGCAGTTGGTCGACGATATTCCGGATCGTTTGACGAAATTCCTCGCCGCCGGTCAAGTGGAAAACCCGTAGTAGGCAATACACGTTTCGGCGAAACAGTTCGATCTCGACTTGCCAGGGGATTTTTGCGTGACGGTTCGCCAACGCACTTTTCGTTCGGAATCGAACACCCATTTGGAGTTGGTCGTTTCGGCGAGGAGCCGGATCCGTTGTGCGTCGGCGTGTCGCCCGGACCAATCGAGTGGCTGCGTCTCCTCAAGCACTTTGGCTTTGACGTAAACGGATGGGTAAGAATCCGTCGCGCGTAGAAAAACAGCTGTCATGTAGTCCGGCGCTCGCGGCGGGACTTGTTGCGGTTCCCACCCGATCGGAATTCGCAGCACGAGACATCGCGAAGAATCTTCCCCAACATTCAGTCGGTGGAGTATGCCGGGCGGTGGCGGATTGAATCGGGCTTCCGCGATGACCTCCGCCGCGCACCACAGGGCCGCGATCAACAGGAGAAACAACAATGGCCAACCGAATAGACTTTGCCAAAAGCGTTTCATCCGATTCGAACTTTCATTGTGAGCGCTCGGGGTTCGCAGGTCGAGAAGGCTGGGAATCGGTTGTCATGACTCGTCTCCGGTCAGTTCCGCCGGTATGATTCGCTGCATTTCATCGAACGTTGTGATGCCACGAGCAACTTTGATCAAGGTCGCTCGTCGCAAATCGAGCATTCCCTCGGAAACCGCTTGCTGTGTGAGTTGTCGCGACGATTCTTCATTGGCAATCATCCGTCGAGTCGCCGGTGTGGCTCGAAAGACTTCAAATACGCCGCTCAGACCGTTGTAACTATCGTCATCCGTGGAGGCATAAACCGTGAGCCCCACGTTGTTCTCCGGCGAAGTGGGCCCCAGGAAGTCAGCGACGTCCTCAAAGGTTCGCGGCGCGGCTCCGAGATTGACGGGCACGCGGCGGTCGGGGTCGAGTGTTCGCACGAGGCGTTGACTGATAATTCCCAGCAGACCTGTGCTCAGGAAGTAAGCTGGCACCCCCATTTTGAGCAGGCGTTGGATGGCGGTTCCGGCGAAAGGAGCATTCAAGGTGGCTAACACCAGATGTCCACTATTGGCGGCGTTCACGACAGCGTCGGCGGTTTCCGAATCGCGGATTTCGCCGATCATCAGCACATCGGGGCCCTGTCTGAGCACTCCGCGGAGCAGGTCTGCCATATTGGCCGCTCCACCGGTATCCAAAGCGGTTTGCCGCAGACCCGGCACGGCATACTCGACTGGTGACTCGATGGTGTGGATCGAACGTCGTCCATCATGCAATGCATGAAGACAGGCGTAGAGCGTGGTCGTTTTTCCGCATCCACTCGGGCCGGTCACGAGAATCAAGCCGCCGGGTCGGTTGAGCATCGCCGTGAGTTCGGCATGTTGCTGACCAACAAACCCCAACGACGACAGTCGCTTGAGGCCGTCGTTCGGGTTCATGAGTCGAATCGCCAACGAGTCGCCGTGCAACGTCGGCATGGCATGCAGTCGCATCTCGGCGGTTCCGCCACCGATGC
This is a stretch of genomic DNA from Thalassoroseus pseudoceratinae. It encodes these proteins:
- a CDS encoding ATP-binding protein, yielding MTEFESFLDEKKSELLKHFEFAVESVFSQLQSSWTKAGTSSEIVEAVRGDSVEDARRFAEQLRRAKEEAVAADAAKSEFLASMSHEIRTPMTAIIGYIDHLLDDREENTTRKERRQILKTVRKHADYLLEIINDILDLAKIESGRLTVEKTTVFVPKLVTEVIDLLEVRAEERGLELQSKVEGSIPERIESDPIRLKQILINLVGNAIKFTESGSVRIVGQCLGMDSRCPLLSLAVIDTGIGISDEAMKQIFEPFRQADNSTTRKYGGSGLGLTISKRLALMLGGDLHVTSQAGQGSTFRLTVSTGSLDLTNQVTSLVAPPEQSGVLQRPTLGSLAGMRILLVDDAPDNKVIISKFLEKQDAAVVQAGDGREAIEKIQLAEKTEKWPFDVVLMDLQMPVLDGTEATRRLRSAGYRRPIIALTANAMRGNEEECLKAGFNEVATKPIDRESLVNRLQTFGPTL
- a CDS encoding Hpt domain-containing protein, encoding MSSENSSSNTNQALVFQRDDALDRAGDDLEIAQTVARMFLEHAPDWLRHLRQAITDSDWRNAQRMAHTIKSSGDNLGCHEVRQAAWSIESTIDASEQDALEPMIASLEHAIARCQPVLTEFSQSGKS
- a CDS encoding GspE/PulE family protein; translated protein: MATATEPASSYELSDELAERIGTMPPQGAVEFVIDQALQVKASDLYFHPQADDVQVDIRRLGIMRSFLTLPSDNGQRCVAHIQAESGMQRTERRYPRDGHWKMQRIGGGTAEMRLHAMPTLHGDSLAIRLMNPNDGLKRLSSLGFVGQQHAELTAMLNRPGGLILVTGPSGCGKTTTLYACLHALHDGRRSIHTIESPVEYAVPGLRQTALDTGGAANMADLLRGVLRQGPDVLMIGEIRDSETADAVVNAANSGHLVLATLNAPFAGTAIQRLLKMGVPAYFLSTGLLGIISQRLVRTLDPDRRVPVNLGAAPRTFEDVADFLGPTSPENNVGLTVYASTDDDSYNGLSGVFEVFRATPATRRMIANEESSRQLTQQAVSEGMLDLRRATLIKVARGITTFDEMQRIIPAELTGDES